Proteins from a single region of Sediminispirochaeta bajacaliforniensis DSM 16054:
- a CDS encoding rhomboid family intramembrane serine protease: MKIRYNAPVTLTFALISATVLLLDQLFGLHLISTFFIVPGKGGFDPSFAPGYLRLVTHIIGHVGWQHLLGNFSLILLIGPILEEKYGSSSLLVMILLTALITGLLNVLFFPTALLGASGVAFMMILLVSFTNIRSGDVPLTFILILLFYLAREVMNSLQTNQISEFAHIVGGFCGSLFGFLKPRR; this comes from the coding sequence ATGAAGATACGCTATAATGCACCGGTAACCCTCACCTTCGCCCTTATATCCGCGACAGTACTGCTTCTCGACCAGCTTTTTGGTCTCCATTTGATCTCCACCTTTTTCATCGTTCCGGGCAAGGGCGGGTTTGACCCTAGTTTTGCCCCCGGCTATCTTCGTCTCGTTACTCATATTATCGGCCACGTGGGATGGCAACATCTTTTGGGGAATTTCTCCCTCATCCTTTTGATAGGCCCGATTCTCGAGGAGAAATACGGCTCTTCATCCCTGCTCGTCATGATTCTTCTCACCGCACTGATCACGGGACTTCTCAATGTGCTCTTTTTCCCGACGGCGCTGCTCGGTGCCAGCGGAGTGGCATTCATGATGATCCTGCTTGTCAGCTTCACCAATATCAGAAGTGGTGATGTACCCCTCACCTTTATTTTGATCCTTCTTTTCTATCTTGCCAGAGAGGTCATGAACAGCTTACAGACCAATCAGATTTCGGAATTTGCTCATATTGTCGGCGGGTTCTGTGGGAGTCTCTTTGGTTTTCTGAAGCCAAGGCGTTAA